A single region of the Chthoniobacterales bacterium genome encodes:
- a CDS encoding GNAT family acetyltransferase: protein MLDDRQFLIRPYQPSDRAEVRRLCCETGFLGNPIDPIFEDRELFADYLTQYYLDHEPESSFVILVDGELKGYLLGSRQPKRQQFHSFFQNISLVTRGLLRYPRYSATSKKFVHWILCNGWREVPAAPRNIPHFHINLLAEAHSVPTTRALMDAYLTYLTKCGEKQVYGQMTTFHNRRGTKMFERYGFRVINRAEITKYRDLHPEPVYLSTVLKDLTENSQLYGSRVG, encoded by the coding sequence ATGTTAGATGACCGCCAGTTTTTGATTCGCCCCTATCAACCTTCCGACCGCGCCGAAGTGCGCCGGCTTTGTTGTGAAACGGGATTTCTAGGCAACCCGATTGATCCGATTTTTGAGGATCGCGAGTTGTTCGCCGATTACCTCACGCAATATTATCTCGACCACGAGCCGGAGTCGTCGTTCGTCATTCTGGTTGATGGCGAGTTAAAGGGTTATCTGCTCGGTTCGCGCCAACCGAAACGCCAGCAGTTTCACAGTTTTTTTCAGAACATCAGCCTCGTCACGCGCGGGCTCCTGCGTTATCCGCGTTACAGCGCAACCTCCAAGAAATTCGTCCACTGGATTCTTTGCAATGGCTGGCGCGAAGTGCCCGCGGCACCGCGCAACATTCCGCACTTCCATATCAATCTGCTAGCCGAGGCGCACAGCGTTCCCACGACTCGCGCGCTTATGGATGCCTATCTAACCTATCTCACCAAGTGCGGTGAGAAACAGGTTTATGGTCAGATGACGACCTTCCACAACCGGCGGGGCACGAAGATGTTTGAGCGCTACGGTTTTAGGGTCATCAATCGCGCGGAAATCACGAAGTATCGTGACCTGCATCCAGAGCCGGTCTATCTCAGCACGGTGCTCAAAGATTTGACTGAAAACAGTCAGCTCTACGGCAGCCGGGTTGGCTAG
- the pilM gene encoding pilus assembly protein PilM yields MAKSHSTSIGIDIGTHSIKGLALQRRGTDRAVVNKFAVRSFGGPLENSDELVHHLKLILAELGGPTKAIGVATSSPDAFLKIIDQYPTPPDLLRRGLLINGLNLLNQDISEMVVDCDQILKTDTATLDPKAQLKYLVCGIPRSRVTMLDEAFRKLRLNVGLLQLAPISLLNAFEYCQPEVFQNETFMLVDIGHSQSTVMVGSRRELLLVRSVEFGGKILTEALTRGGGIEAQSAMLLFNQGDAGMIEIAHQELIAIARELRSSIGFVEGQREEVVNKIYISGGLAKSEQVLQLLSDETNIPFELWDPFENVETAIGKNRVEAFDLEMGNLTIAYGAALEAMFPE; encoded by the coding sequence ATGGCCAAATCTCACTCCACCAGCATCGGCATCGACATCGGCACCCACTCCATCAAGGGGCTGGCCCTGCAACGCCGCGGCACCGACAGGGCCGTCGTTAACAAATTCGCCGTGCGCTCCTTCGGTGGCCCGTTGGAAAACAGCGACGAGCTGGTGCATCACCTCAAGCTCATTCTCGCGGAACTCGGCGGCCCAACCAAAGCCATCGGCGTCGCCACTTCCTCGCCCGACGCCTTTCTGAAAATCATCGACCAATATCCCACGCCGCCCGATTTGCTGCGCCGGGGATTGCTCATCAACGGCCTCAATTTGCTGAACCAGGACATCAGCGAAATGGTCGTGGACTGCGATCAAATTCTAAAAACCGACACCGCTACGCTCGACCCCAAGGCGCAGTTAAAATACCTCGTCTGCGGCATTCCACGGAGCCGAGTCACCATGCTCGACGAGGCATTTCGCAAGCTGCGCCTGAATGTCGGCCTTCTCCAACTCGCGCCCATTTCGCTACTGAACGCCTTTGAATACTGTCAGCCCGAGGTCTTCCAGAATGAGACCTTCATGCTGGTCGATATCGGCCACAGCCAGTCCACTGTGATGGTCGGCAGCCGCCGGGAATTATTGCTCGTGCGCTCGGTCGAATTTGGCGGAAAAATTCTCACTGAAGCGCTCACCAGAGGCGGCGGCATCGAGGCGCAATCGGCCATGCTTCTCTTCAATCAAGGCGACGCAGGCATGATCGAGATCGCCCACCAGGAACTCATCGCCATCGCCCGCGAACTCCGGAGTTCCATTGGATTCGTAGAGGGTCAGCGCGAAGAAGTGGTCAATAAAATTTACATTTCCGGCGGCCTCGCCAAGTCGGAGCAGGTGCTCCAGTTGTTGAGCGACGAGACGAATATTCCCTTCGAGCTGTGGGACCCGTTTGAAAACGTGGAAACAGCCATCGGCAAAAACCGCGTGGAAGCGTTTGACCTCGAAATGGGCAACCTCACCATCGCCTACGGAGCCGCCCTCGAAGCCATGTTTCCGGAGTAA
- a CDS encoding phosphotransferase — protein MSGTTHISQESQGKKARRRAQAASLIQDNENFLNTIRLDSSVRSHERTSVQLSWSQLQKLVDDFDLGRMIQMDVPTQTQCNTTDPFRTGQGTFLLRARHGEEYIERVEYLHGMINDMIEQGFPVPEVMRKRNGKTWTLWGERLVEIHRFVPHDLGSHRDWQRMNSAASMLGDLHRCLDQASRRRTPVPPEMRNDIGPAHCMGLIDEGFYVIAQYIGHDPNANAARSVLTRAREALEPLAENYERMVGNLPWLTVHGDYHFWNLLYKADQIAAVVDYDFMQERERIFDIAYAMQSVITHLTRVHGSVVELVPKQAWQNLRLWVDLYDETTHLPLTRDERERLPSEILRIFLVSVATSAGQENPIELLMKCGQEIDLYLWLSQQKNMFI, from the coding sequence ATGTCGGGCACCACTCACATCAGCCAGGAGAGCCAGGGAAAAAAAGCCCGCCGCCGTGCCCAGGCCGCGAGCCTGATTCAGGACAACGAGAACTTTCTGAATACGATCCGACTCGACTCCAGCGTTCGCAGCCACGAGCGGACCTCGGTGCAATTAAGCTGGTCGCAACTGCAAAAGCTCGTCGATGATTTCGATCTCGGACGCATGATCCAGATGGATGTGCCGACGCAGACGCAATGCAACACGACCGATCCGTTTCGCACGGGGCAGGGGACGTTTCTCCTGCGCGCTCGACACGGCGAGGAATACATCGAGCGCGTGGAATATCTTCACGGCATGATCAACGACATGATCGAGCAGGGTTTCCCCGTGCCCGAGGTCATGCGCAAACGCAACGGCAAGACCTGGACTCTCTGGGGCGAGCGCCTGGTCGAGATTCATCGTTTCGTGCCGCACGACTTGGGCAGTCATCGCGACTGGCAGCGAATGAATTCCGCCGCGAGCATGCTGGGGGACTTGCATCGTTGTCTGGACCAAGCCTCGCGCCGGCGCACGCCTGTGCCACCGGAAATGCGCAACGACATCGGCCCCGCGCATTGCATGGGATTAATCGACGAGGGCTTCTACGTCATCGCCCAATACATCGGGCACGACCCAAATGCCAACGCGGCCCGGTCGGTGCTGACCCGAGCCCGCGAGGCTCTCGAACCGCTGGCGGAAAACTACGAACGCATGGTCGGCAACCTCCCTTGGCTCACCGTTCACGGCGATTATCATTTCTGGAATCTACTCTACAAAGCCGACCAGATCGCCGCCGTCGTGGACTACGACTTCATGCAGGAGCGCGAGCGCATTTTCGACATCGCGTATGCCATGCAGAGCGTCATCACGCACCTCACGCGGGTCCACGGCTCCGTGGTCGAGCTCGTTCCCAAACAAGCATGGCAAAACCTCCGCCTCTGGGTCGATCTCTACGACGAGACCACTCATTTGCCTCTCACTCGCGACGAACGGGAGCGCCTGCCCTCGGAAATCCTGCGCATCTTCCTCGTCAGCGTCGCCACCAGCGCCGGGCAGGAGAATCCCATTGAACTGCTGATGAAATGCGGCCAGGAGATCGATCTTTATCTCTGGCTTAGTCAGCAGAAAAACATGTTTATTTAA
- a CDS encoding CAAX prenyl protease-related protein: MNSLSTRNASQSPIFAYTAAFVVFMILLALVPMVEKILPATGNPWFAKGAFLVYPLQTILCGALLLYVRRRVEFRGIAYLSVTFALGFFVFAMWTSPQFFHWAPPRTDGFNPDVFAPGSTSYWVTVVLRFLRLVVVVPFLEEIFWRGFLMRYLISESFEKVPFGKYDVRAFWITVIAFGLAHYGNHALPGQDFYAALLTGVIYNAVACLTKSLGTCVFVHAVTNLFLGLYIMFTKQWGFW; the protein is encoded by the coding sequence ATGAATAGTCTAAGCACGCGCAATGCCAGCCAGTCGCCCATTTTCGCCTACACGGCGGCGTTTGTGGTTTTCATGATCCTTCTCGCGCTCGTTCCCATGGTGGAAAAAATCCTGCCTGCGACGGGGAATCCGTGGTTTGCGAAAGGCGCGTTTCTTGTCTACCCGCTGCAGACGATTCTTTGCGGGGCGCTGCTGCTTTACGTGCGACGCCGGGTGGAATTTCGCGGAATTGCATATCTTTCGGTCACATTTGCGCTCGGCTTTTTCGTTTTTGCGATGTGGACCTCGCCTCAATTTTTCCATTGGGCACCGCCGCGCACAGACGGATTTAACCCGGATGTGTTTGCCCCCGGCTCGACGTCTTACTGGGTGACGGTCGTCCTGCGTTTTCTGCGGCTGGTCGTCGTGGTGCCATTTCTGGAGGAGATTTTCTGGCGCGGATTTCTCATGCGCTATCTGATTAGCGAGTCGTTTGAGAAAGTGCCGTTCGGCAAATACGACGTCAGGGCCTTCTGGATCACCGTGATCGCATTTGGCCTCGCCCATTACGGCAACCACGCGCTACCTGGTCAGGATTTCTATGCGGCCCTGCTCACCGGGGTGATTTACAATGCAGTGGCCTGCCTCACGAAAAGCCTCGGCACCTGCGTCTTCGTCCATGCGGTGACAAATCTTTTTCTCGGGCTCTATATCATGTTCACAAAGCAATGGGGCTTCTGGTAG